The following is a genomic window from Saprospiraceae bacterium.
TTTGTCTGGCTATTGGTTTCTATTTTGAAGAAAAAAAAAGTGGCACTTCACTTGCAAAAAAGAAACTCAAATTGCTGATGGAACATATCAAAGTGACCACAGTTGATGATAAAATAGTTGGGCAGGCTCTTAATAATACTTCTATTCATGATATAGAAGATGGTATGCAGTATTATTCAGCTTTGGCTTCAGGTTGTACATATATAGTAACGGAAGATAAAGATGATTATTATTTTTCTGAAGTCCCTGTACATGATTGCAAAGAATTTTTATTGAGTCATTATATTTTAGGAAAAAACTAAACATTAACATCATATATTTGTAATGTTTCAGAATTTTTCTAATGTCCAAAATCAATTTTATGAACAAAGATAATAGCCGATTATACATCATATTCAATATACTTGGTGTGGTGCTGGCCATAACTTTCAATTTTCTTGCCGTTAGCCTCCCGATCAATAACAAAACAACCGGCGAACTGTCTGATGCCTTTCCCAATTATTTTGTGCCGGCTGGATTTACTTTCAGTATTTGGGGTATTATCTATGTGCTGATGATAGGCTTTGCACTGTTTCAACTGTGGAAATTTCAAAAAAAATCAGCCGAAACTACTGAAATCGTCAATGCTATAAGTCATTGGTTTTTTGCTAGTTGTGTTGCCAATGCAACATGGATCATTTTCTGGCACTACGAAAAAGTCGCTCTGTCATTGGCTACAATGTTTTTCCTTTTGTACAGCCTGATTCGCCTCTATCAGGCAGTAAGTAGCTTCAGACCAATGAACTTTAGTAATGCTGTGGGAATCCATCTTTTTATCAGTGTTTATCTGGGATGGATCAGTGTGGCAACTATTGCTAATGTGACCACGATGATCATCTCTACAGGATGGCAGTCAAATGCTTCTGTTCAGGGTACATGGACGATTGTGATGATAATCATTGCAGCCATACTTGGAATTATCATGATTTTCAGGAAGCAGGATATTCCATATGCTTTGGTCATTGTTTGGGCGTTATGGGGAATTTACTCCAAGAGAATATCCTTTCCGGAAGATGTTGTCTCCTTGCAGGTAGCCACCGTGGCAAAATACAGTATGGTGATGCTATCGAT
Proteins encoded in this region:
- a CDS encoding PIN domain-containing protein, whose product is MKRVFIDANVLVAVMNKEYPLFSDAARVLSLADRHDYDLFTSPFCLAIGFYFEEKKSGTSLAKKKLKLLMEHIKVTTVDDKIVGQALNNTSIHDIEDGMQYYSALASGCTYIVTEDKDDYYFSEVPVHDCKEFLLSHYILGKN
- a CDS encoding tryptophan-rich sensory protein, which gives rise to MNKDNSRLYIIFNILGVVLAITFNFLAVSLPINNKTTGELSDAFPNYFVPAGFTFSIWGIIYVLMIGFALFQLWKFQKKSAETTEIVNAISHWFFASCVANATWIIFWHYEKVALSLATMFFLLYSLIRLYQAVSSFRPMNFSNAVGIHLFISVYLGWISVATIANVTTMIISTGWQSNASVQGTWTIVMIIIAAILGIIMIFRKQDIPYALVIVWALWGIYSKRISFPEDVVSLQVATVAKYSMVMLSIYAILNLVGRRSYFFEHK